The region ACTGCCTTCACCGCCCACCTCGCCGGGAATAACGATGTCTCCTGCCATCAGCTCACTTCCAGTCGCCCAGAGCGGCCTGGATGACCGTGAGTGCGGCGACCGCGGCAGTGTCGGCCCTGAGGATGCGCGGCCCGAGCGGGATCGGCGTGACGAAATCCAGGCCGCGCAACTGCTCGCGCTCCTCGTCCGAGAACCCGCCTTCCGGGCCGATCAGCACGGCAAGCGGCTGGGGGCCGGTCTCCTTGATCTGGGCAAGGGTCAGAAGCGGATTGTTGGTGCCCTCGCCCTCGTCGCAAAAGAGCAGGCGCCGCCCGGGTTGGGAATCGGGCCAGACGGCCAGCACTTCGCTCAAGGGCTGGGGTGCCAGAACTTCGGGAACGGACAGGACGCCACATTGCTCGGCCGCCTCGATCACGTTCGCTTCCATGCGTTCCAGGTTGACGCGGCTTGCCTGAGTATGCTGGGTCATGACCGGTTTCAGGCTGCCCGCTCCCATTTCCACCGCCTTCTGCACCATATAGTCGAGGCGCGCATGCTTGAGCGGGGCGAACATGTACATCAGGTCGTTGGGCCGGGTCTGCTCGCGGGTGCGCTCGATCAACTGCAATGCGCATTCCCGGCGCCCGTTGCTGGAAATCTTCGCAAGCCACTCGCCGTCGCTGCCGTTGAACACAAGCACGTAGTCCCCGTCGTTCATGCGCAGGACATTCAACAGGTAGTTCGACTGGCCGCGGTCCGCTTCTATCCGCGCGCCGTCCGCGAGAATGTGTCGGAGAAATAGACGCTGCATTTTGAACTCGTATTTTGCCATGATTTTAGAAGTAGGCGCTCGATTATGTGGGTTTCAAGGCGGACCGGGTCCGTATCGCATCCATTCACAGTATTCGATTATGCGAGTCGGACCCACCCCCTTGTCGTTTCCTTGCAAATCGACGGCCGCGACCCGGATGCAGCGATGCCCGCGGCACCAACGGATTGCCGCCGGCCCTTTCATCCTGCGCACTTGACCCTTTGCCGCTTAACGGCCAGTTTTCACTTCTCAAGAGGGAATCATCCGTGTCCGAGCAAGCCACCAACGCCGCCGAATTCACCGTTTCCGAGATCTCCTTTTCCATCAAACGCACGATGGAGGACACTTTCGGCTACGTGCGGGTGCGCGGCGAGCTGGGGCGGATATCGCGGCCCGGGTCCGGCCACATCTATCTTGACCTGAAGGATGACCGCGCCGTGCTTTCCGGCGTCATCTGGCGCGGGGTCGCGTCCAAGCTGAAGATCCAGCCGGAACAGGGGCTGGAGGTGATCGCGACCGGCAAGATCACCACTTTCCCCGGCCAATCCAAATACCAGATGGTGATCGAGGCGCTGGAACCGGCCGGGGCCGGCGCGCTGATGGCGCTGCTGGAAGAGCGCAAGAAGAAGCTGGCCGCCGAGGGCCTGTTTGCCGAAGAACGCAAGCAGCCGCTGCCGCCCCTGCCGAAGGTCATCGGCGTCGTGACCTCGCCCACCGGCGCCGTCATCCGCGATATTCTTCACCGCATCGCCGACCGTTTTCCCCTGCATGTCCTGGTCTGGCCCGTACGGGTGCAGGGTGAGACGTGCGGCGCGGAAGTGGCGAACGGCATCAAGGGATTCAATGCTCTCGCCCCGGACGGCCCGATCCCGCGCCCGGATCTGCTGATCGTCGCCCGCGGCGGCGGCAGCATCGAAGATCTTTGGGGCTTCAACGAAGAAGCGGTCGTGCGCGCAGCCGCCGAAAGCGCGATCCCGCTGATATCGGCCGTCGGTCACGAGACCGACTGGACGCTGATCGATCTTGCCGCCGACCGCAGGGCGCCGACCCCCACGGGCGCGGCGGAGATGGCCGTGCCGGTGAAATCTGAATTGATGTCGATGATCGACGACCGGTCCCGCCGGCTCAATTCGGGCCTGGTCCGCTTCGTCAGCTCGCGGCGCACGGAACTGCGCGCGGCCAGTGCCGCCCTGCCCGCACCGCAGGACCTTCTGGCCCTGCCGCGCCAGCGGTTCGACACGCTGGCGAGCAGTCTTGAGCGGGCGCTGATCGTCAGCACGAAAACCCACCGCACCCACCATCAGAATTTCGCCGGCCGTCTGTCGCCGATCCTGCTGACCCGGCTCACTTCCAAGGCGCGCCAGGATCTCGTTGCCACCAGCGAGCGGCAGCAGCGGGCCCTGCGCGTCGCGGTCTCCCAGAAGCGCCAGGCGTTCGAGGCCTGCGCCATACGGCTGACACCCGGCCGTCTCCGGCAGCAGACGACGCTGTGCAGCGAACGGCTCTCGGGACTGGCCGAGCGGCTCGACCGCTCTTATCTCGCGCGCGTCAACCAGGAAAAGGCGCGGCTCGACGGTCTGCAGAAGCTGTTGAAATCGCTTTCCTACAAGGACGTTCTCGCGCGTGGATATGCGGTCGTGCGTGATGACGGCGGCCAGCCGGTGCGCTCGGCCGAAACCGTTTCCTCCGGAGCGGCGCTGTCAATCGAGTTTGCCGACGGCACGGTCGACGCGGTCGCAATGAGCGGCAGCGCCCCATCCAAGCCGGCAAAGCCGAAGAAAAGCGGCTCAGGCAAGGCGGCGCCGGTCAAGCAGGGCAGTCTGTTCTGATTGTCGCCGCGCGCGCTGCGGAAACCGCCTTTCCCGGCGCCGGTCATTTCATCAGATTTTAGCCAATTCCTTTACGCCAATTTCAAAACATGGCGCCTATCAATGGTTGCATAATTGATTTTTTGTGAATTGGGGGCACCTGGACAATGCAAAGGAAAGAGTTTGGAAAGCGTGGCGCGAGCGCGCATTCAACACCTCAGTGGACTACAACCACACCGCAACGGTCTCTTCCGGACGTTCGATCGTTCACGCCGGGCACAGTGACATTTGACGACGGTACGCGTTTTTCCGCAGGCACCATGATCTGGGGCATGTTCAGCACCATGTTCAGCTTTCAGGGCCGCGTCGGCAGACTGACCTTTTTCGGCATGACCACGCTCAATTTCATCCTCATGATAATGTTGTGCAGCCTTATTCTCGCAAGCTACGGTTTCTCGTTGGAGAACGCCCAATCGCCATTAATCTTCGACGCCCTGTGGCCCATGTTCATTGTGTTTGCCTTCTTTAGCGGCAGCAATCTGTCCTATCAGGTAAGACGATTTCACGACCGGAACGTTTCGGGGTGGTGGATGCTCGCCTGGTTCATCCCGGTGGTCGGATCGTTCCTGAGCCTGTATCAGAGTTTCGCCAACCTGTTTTTCCGCGGCACGCCCGGGCCGAACCGCTTCGATACAGTGCAGAGCCAAGCCTACGTCTTTGACTGATACGGCTTCCTTTTCCTTGGCAACACAGCCCTCAAACAAGAACGCCACCGGAGCATCATCCGGTGGCGTTCTTTCGTTTCACTGGGTGAACCCGCAAAGCGTCAGCCCATCAGCTCCGGCAGGATGGTGATGATCGACGGGAAGGCCAGCAGACCTGCGATCGTCAGCACGTCGGCGATGAAGAACGGGACACAGCCGCGGAAGACCTCCTGGACCGGGATATCGGGTCTGACACCCGAGACCACGAAGCAGTTGAGGCCGATGGGCGGTGTGATCAGGCAAAGCTCGGCCATCTTGACGACCAGAATGCCGAACCAGATGGCGCAGGCTTCGCCCGACATGCCGAAAGCGCTGTCGGCCGCCGAAACGGTCTCGCCGCCATTGAGCGCCATCACCGCCGGATAGACCACCGGCAGGGTCAGGATGAGCATGCCGATCGCATCCATGAACATGCCGAGGACGGCATAGCACAGCAGGATGCAGACCATCACGATCCACGGTGAGAATTCCAGGCTGACGATGAACTCCTCGAACGCATCGGGCAGGCCGGCAAAGCCCAGAAAGCGCACATAGAGCAGCACGCCCCAGATGAGCGTGAAGATCATCACCGTGAGCTTCGCGGTTTCATGCAGGGCCTGGCCGAGCTGCTTCAATCTCATGCCCTTGACGATGGCAACCATCAGCACGACGAAAGCACCGAGGGAGCCGGCCTCTGTCGGCGTTGCCAGGCCGAAGAAGAAGGCGCAGAAGATGATCGCCACCACGGCTATGATCGGCAGGGTTCCAGGCAGGCTTTCAAAGCGCTGCCCCCACGAAAAGCCCCGCACCGGCGGTGCGTCCCCGCGCCAGGCGGAAATCCCCACGATGATGCCGACATAGATGAAGGCGGAAAAGACGCCGGGCAGGAAACCCGCGATCAGCAGCTTGCCGACCGACTGTTCCACCAGGATGGCGTAGATCACCAGGATCGCCGACGGCGGGATGAGCGATGCCAGCGTGCCACCGGCGGCAACGACGGCCGCCGACAGGCGCTTGGAATATCCGGCCTGCAGCATTTCGGGAATGGCCACACGAGCGAAGACGGCAGCCGTGGCGACCGATGCACCGGAGACGGCGGCAAAGCCCGCCGTCGCAAAGACCGTCCCCACCGCCATGCCGCCAGGCAGCCAGCCGAGCCAGCGTTTTGCCGCCTCGAACAGTTGCTGGGTGAAGCCGGCGTAGAAGGCCAGAAACCCGATCAGGATAAAGGTCGGAAGCACCGACAGGGCGTAGGTGACGGATTTGGAATGCGGTATCGTACCGGCCATCTTCAGGGCGACGAAAAATCCGCGCTCAAAGCCCATCTGCATCGAAAAATGGACGATCAGGCCGACAAGGCCGGTAAAAGCGGCCGCAAAGGCCACGCGCACACCCAGGATGACAAGCAGCAGCAAGACGCCCGTCATCATGAGGCCAACTTCAAACGGCGTCATTTGTCATCCCCTGCAATATGCTCGTCACCGAAGACCTCTTCGATTTCGTGCTTGGCGACTTCTTCGACTTTCTCGATCACCGGCACGGCGAGAGGTTCGCGGGCGGGATCGGCGATCAGGCGGGCATAGCCGTAAGCCTGCAGGACAAGGCGGAGCAGGAGAACGCCGAGGGCAACCGGCACAACCAGCTTGGACGGCCAGGTGGGCAGGCGGATGTCCATGGTGCTGTCGCCGATCGTCCAGGAGCGGTCGAAATGGTACCAGGACCCCCAGATCAGCAAGGCAACCGTGAAGGCGATCAGGATCACGCCGAGCAACTCGCAGATATAGAGCGTCCGGCCGCGCAACGTGCCGAGCACGATCTCCATGCGGATGTGACCACCGACGCGTTGGCAATAGGCGACGCCCGCAAAGGCGAAGATCGCCATGGCCTGTTCGGTGATGTCGATGAAGCCGGGAACCGGCATGTTGAAGGCCAGGCGGCCGACCACCTGGACAACGGCCAGCAGCATCAATGACAGGATGGCGAACGCGGCGACCAGGTTGAAGGCGTTCTCGACGTGTCCGAGCCAGCCGTCGAAGCGGATATAGGCGACCGGGCGTTCCGGATCGGAACGTCCACCGGGATCGGTAATGTTCATGATTGTCAGCCCCGAGCGATGGCTCCCCGGCGCGGGATGCGCCGGGAAGCGTTCAAATCAAGCCAGGTTATGCGGGCCTATTCGGCGATGGTCGACTTGACCATGTCCAGGATTTCCTGAGCCGGAAGGCCATTCGCGGACTGCTCTTCCACCCAGGCCTTGTGGATCGGGCCGGCCTTTTCGGAAAAGGCAGCCAGTTCCTGCTCGGAGAACTCGACCTGCGTGACGTCACGCTTTTCCAGTTCCGGCCACCACTTCTCATAGACCTTGTCGTAGGTCGCCATGTAGTGAGCAAGGGCTGGCTGGACGGAGCTGTCGAGGGCGGCCTTGAAGTCGTCCGGAAGCGCTTCATAGGCGTCGATATTGACCACCACCGGGCACTGGACGGTGCCGGGATTGAGGTTCTTGGTCCACCAGTCGGCAACTTCCACCACCTTGAAGGACAGGTGGGCATGAGGGGCGAAGCTGGCGGCACGAACGGTGCCCGAGTCGATCGCCTGGTAGGTTTCCGATGCCGTCACGGATGTCGGCACGGCGCCGACGGCTTCCATCAGCTGGCCGATACCGCCGAGCGCACGCACGCGCATGCCCTCGAAGTCGGAGATGGCCTCCGGCGCTTCACCCTTGCCGGCGAAGTTGTATTGCGGCATCGGCGAGGGCATCAGGGCCATGGCGTTCCAGCGGCCGAGATCCTCTTTCACCGCCGGATGCTCATAGAGCTTCATGGAGACCTTGGTCTCTTCACTGAGATCCTCGACACCCAGGAACGGCAGTTCCAGAACGGTCAGGCTCGGGTTCTTGTCCGGATGGTAGGAAGCACAGATCTGCGCCATTTCAAAAGCACCGAAGGAAATGCCGTCGAGATTCTCGCGGGATTTCGACAGGGCTTCGCCGTAGTGCAGATTCAACTCGAACTTGCCGTCCGTCTTTGCGGAGACCTCTTCGGCGAGTTTCTCGACATGTTCGGTAAAGGCGCGCCGCTTGCCCCAGAGCGAAACGTTCCAGGTGACGTCGGCCGCGAATGTTTCTGTCGCAAATACAAGAGAAAGCGCAGCCGCGGACACCGCGGTTGCGGACTTAATTGAAAAGAGCATGAAATCCTCCCAGATCAGTTGGCTCAGTTCCTTGGCCCCTCGGCCTGGCCGTTCATGACGAAACAGACCGTACCAAGTTGCCTGTCCCTAGCATGACCCGTGCCAGTCCGGCTTGACAACACTCCGCCAAGCGAAAACAGCGCTTTTGGCGGGCCTGCCTGTCCAATGCTGCGATGCAGCTCGGCAAGATCTTGCCTATGCCCGGGAGTTTTCGGCGAAATTCCGCCGATGGCATTACGTTTCGGCGAGATCCGCAACGCCGGACTGCTCGCGATTGAGGCCCAGGCGGGCCATCTTTTCGTTCAGGGTCCGGCGGGGCAGATTGAGCTCGCTCATGACATCTGCCATGCGTCCGCCGTGGCGACGCAGTGCACCTTCGATCAGATTGCGCTCGTAGGCGTCCATCAGCTCTTTCAGGCCGCCTTCCGCGGGGATCGGTCCGGTGTCCCGGCGCCCGGTGACCAGTGCCTCCAGCGGCTGCGGTCCGACACCGGCATTGAGCACGAAGCGTTCGGCCGCGTTGCGCAGTTCACGCACGTTGCCGGGCCAGGAATAGGTCTGCAGGAAGGCCTCGTCCCGGGCGCTCGGTGCCGGCACGTCCTGGCCGTATTGTGCGGCAAACCTGTTCAGGAACGTATCGAACAGCAGAAGGCTGTCGCGGCCGCGCTCGCGCAAGGGCGGGACCATGAGTTCGATCGTGTTCAGCCGGAAGAGCAGGTCCTCGCGCAGACGCCCCGCGACGACCGCTTCCTTCGGATCCATATTGGCAGCGCTCACCAGCCGGATATCGACGTCGACCGGCCTTGTCCCGCCGATGCGGTCGACCTGCTTTTCCTGCAGGACCCTAAGAAGCTTCGGCTGCAGGCCGAGCGGCATGGAAACGATCTCGTCCAGAAACAAGACGCCGCCGCTGGCCGCTTCGATCCGGCCGGTCCGCTGGCGGTTCGCACCGGTAAAGGCCCCCGCCTCATGTCCGAACAGTTCCGCCTCCACCATGCTTTCCGGCAGGGCCGCGGCGTTGATCGCGATGAACGGTCCGTCCTGGCGCGGGCTGAAGTCATGCAGCGCCTGGGCAATCACTTCCTTGCCCGTGCCCGTCTCGCCCGTGATCAGGACCGCGGCGTCCGTACGGGCAAAATGCAGGATCTGCTGGCGCAGCGTCTGCATGGCCGGACTGTTGCCGATCAGGCGGCTTTCAAGGCCGGCACTGCCGGCCAGCTGGCCTTTCAAAGCCCGGTTTTCCAGGACAAGGGCACGCTTGTCGCAGGCCCGGCGCACCACTTCGGCGATGTGGTCCGGGTCGAAGGGTTTTTCGACGAAGTCGTAGGCTCCGGCCCGCATGGCTTCGACGGCCATCGGCACGTCTCCGTGGCCGGTGATCAGCACGACGGGCAGCTCAGCATCGATATCGCCGGTCCGGCGGAGCAGAGACACGCCGTCTTCTCCCTCCAGCATCACGTCGGAAACCACGCAGCCGCCGAACTCCGGCGTGAGCTTCGAGACAGCCTGATCCGCGGTGGCCACTTCCAGCGTGCTGAATCCGGCCAGTCTGATCCATTGGCGCAAGGCGGCACGCATGGACGGGTCGTCATCGACGATCAGAACGGGTGTTTTGTCCGGTTGGTCTGTCATTGGGCGGCTTCGGTCTCCAGTTTGCCGGAAGGGCTGCTTGCGGGCGTCATACCGGCAACGCCCGGAAGACTGAGCTCGAATTGCGCACCTTTAGGTATATTGGCGGAGACTGACAAGGTGCCGCCCAGATCCTCGGCGAGCCGCATGGAGATGGCCAGGCCCAGTCCCATGCCGCCCGAACTGCTCTTTGTGGAGAAGAACGGATCGAAGATCCGCTCCCGAAGATCCTCCGGAATGCCAGGGCCGTTGTCGGAGATCGTCAGGACAACGTGACCGTCCTGGAGGCCCGCCCGCAGGGAAACGATCCCTTCGTCTTCGGACGCAGCCGCGTCCGCGCCGTTGCGCAACAGATTGACCAGGATCTGCTCGATGCGCAGCGGCGCGGTTTCCGCTTCCAGCGGCTCCTCGGGCAGGTCCAGCCTGAGGGCAACTCCGGTTTCCTCGAAACGGGGCCGCACGATCTTCTCCGCCGTCCGCACGCTTTCCCGCAGGTCGATCTTCTCGATCCGGCTTTCCCCCGGACGCGCGAAGCGTTTCAGTTCCTGCGTGAGGCTGGCCATCCGCAACTGCAGGGAATCGATCTCGTCGAGGTTCTCGGCCGCCGTCTGCGTGTCGCCCTTGTCGAGAAACTTGCGCGTGCCGGCGACGAACATCCTGAGCGCGGACAGCGGCTGGCTCAGTTCATGCACCACGGCCGCCGACATTTCGCCGACCGCGGCCAGGCGACTGGAGCGGGCGAGCGCGCGCTCGATGCGCCGGCGTTCCTGGATTTCCTCCACCAGGCGGGTGTTGAGTTCCTTGAGCTCCGCGGATTCCCGGCGCAGCAGCAGCGAAGCCTTGCGCAGGCGCCTTCCGCGCAGCACCAGCACGATGACCGCATAGACAAGGCAAAGCGTGATCGTCGCCGTCCAGATCGGCAGCACGCTCTTGCGGGTTTCTTCAACCGGGACCAGGAAATGCAATGTCCAGCCGAGCAGGCCGACATCCGCCGAATTGTGCCGGTAGACATTGCCGTCGATGGTCAAGAGATCCTTGGACTGGACGGGCTGATCGCCAACCGGCTCCAGGCTCTGGCCCGCATATTGTTTTGTGGCCTCGATCATCTGCCGGATGTCGCCCGGCAGAGCCGACATGCTGCGATAGCGCCATTCCGGCCGGCTGGAGAGAAAGATCACGCCATTGGCGTCGGAAGCGAAAACCGTCTCGCCGCCTTCCGCCCAGGCTTCTTCCAGCGGCCGCATATCGACCTTGACCACCGCCACGCCCAGGGGTTCGCCGGAGACCGGGGTCGGCCGGGAAAGGAAGAGCCCCGGCTCGCCGAGCGTTGCCCCGATGGCAAAGAACTGGCCTTCCTCGCCATTGATCGCGGCTTTGAAATACGGCCGGAACCCATAGTTCCGCCCGACAAGCGACAGACGGTCCTGCCAGTTGCTGGCGGCAAGGGTCGTGCCTTGAGCGTTCATCACGTAGAGCAGGTCGGCGCCGGAGTTTTCCGCCATTTCCTGCAGGAAGCGGTTGGCGCTCTCCACCGGCTGGCCGAGCCCGAGGGCGGAAGTAGCCCGCGGGTCGCGTGCGATCATGTAGGGCAGATAACGGAACTTCTGGTACTCGCCAAGGATTGTCTGACGATAGAGCGTCAGACGTTCGGCCGCCGTGCGGTCGACACTGTCCTCGTCCAGCTCCAGAAAGAGCTGAACCAGCACGAATGCGGCGGCCACGAGAACGAGGGGCGGCAGCGCCAGATAGAACCAGCGTTTGTACATCCGCTCATAATGCGTATTTTTTTCAGGATCGCCAGCCGGCAACGCCCGGAGGATTTGATACGCGTCAAGGACACGCGCCTGACGTGCCCTATATGTAATTTGCAAGGCTGATCAAGATGGTTCTTCCAGCTCAAGGAGGGGTAAATGCCTATCAAGGATATTCTGACTGTACTCGATCTCAGCGGCGATCAACCGGCCGCCAAATACGCGATGGAATTCGGCCTCAACTATGATGCACATGTCACGGGGCTGGCGGTGTCCTTCGAACCTGTGGTGCCCGCATTCGCGGCAGCTCCAATGCCGGTCGACTATCTGCAGGCCGCCCATGAGCAGGCCGTATCGGCCGCAAAGGACGCACAGAAGCAGTTCAACGAAATGGCAAGGCGGGCCGGGGTCAGGAGCGAAAGCCGGGTCTCGGAAATTCTTACCGGCGGACCGCTGGAAAACGTGCTTGTCCATTGCCGGCCGACGGACCTTGTGGTGATCGGCCAGAGCAACCCGGACCAGCCCGAACCGATGCGCGAGC is a window of Roseibium salinum DNA encoding:
- a CDS encoding 16S rRNA (uracil(1498)-N(3))-methyltransferase, whose product is MAKYEFKMQRLFLRHILADGARIEADRGQSNYLLNVLRMNDGDYVLVFNGSDGEWLAKISSNGRRECALQLIERTREQTRPNDLMYMFAPLKHARLDYMVQKAVEMGAGSLKPVMTQHTQASRVNLERMEANVIEAAEQCGVLSVPEVLAPQPLSEVLAVWPDSQPGRRLLFCDEGEGTNNPLLTLAQIKETGPQPLAVLIGPEGGFSDEEREQLRGLDFVTPIPLGPRILRADTAAVAALTVIQAALGDWK
- the xseA gene encoding exodeoxyribonuclease VII large subunit, producing the protein MSEQATNAAEFTVSEISFSIKRTMEDTFGYVRVRGELGRISRPGSGHIYLDLKDDRAVLSGVIWRGVASKLKIQPEQGLEVIATGKITTFPGQSKYQMVIEALEPAGAGALMALLEERKKKLAAEGLFAEERKQPLPPLPKVIGVVTSPTGAVIRDILHRIADRFPLHVLVWPVRVQGETCGAEVANGIKGFNALAPDGPIPRPDLLIVARGGGSIEDLWGFNEEAVVRAAAESAIPLISAVGHETDWTLIDLAADRRAPTPTGAAEMAVPVKSELMSMIDDRSRRLNSGLVRFVSSRRTELRAASAALPAPQDLLALPRQRFDTLASSLERALIVSTKTHRTHHQNFAGRLSPILLTRLTSKARQDLVATSERQQRALRVAVSQKRQAFEACAIRLTPGRLRQQTTLCSERLSGLAERLDRSYLARVNQEKARLDGLQKLLKSLSYKDVLARGYAVVRDDGGQPVRSAETVSSGAALSIEFADGTVDAVAMSGSAPSKPAKPKKSGSGKAAPVKQGSLF
- a CDS encoding DUF805 domain-containing protein; protein product: MTFDDGTRFSAGTMIWGMFSTMFSFQGRVGRLTFFGMTTLNFILMIMLCSLILASYGFSLENAQSPLIFDALWPMFIVFAFFSGSNLSYQVRRFHDRNVSGWWMLAWFIPVVGSFLSLYQSFANLFFRGTPGPNRFDTVQSQAYVFD
- a CDS encoding TRAP transporter large permease, producing MTPFEVGLMMTGVLLLLVILGVRVAFAAAFTGLVGLIVHFSMQMGFERGFFVALKMAGTIPHSKSVTYALSVLPTFILIGFLAFYAGFTQQLFEAAKRWLGWLPGGMAVGTVFATAGFAAVSGASVATAAVFARVAIPEMLQAGYSKRLSAAVVAAGGTLASLIPPSAILVIYAILVEQSVGKLLIAGFLPGVFSAFIYVGIIVGISAWRGDAPPVRGFSWGQRFESLPGTLPIIAVVAIIFCAFFFGLATPTEAGSLGAFVVLMVAIVKGMRLKQLGQALHETAKLTVMIFTLIWGVLLYVRFLGFAGLPDAFEEFIVSLEFSPWIVMVCILLCYAVLGMFMDAIGMLILTLPVVYPAVMALNGGETVSAADSAFGMSGEACAIWFGILVVKMAELCLITPPIGLNCFVVSGVRPDIPVQEVFRGCVPFFIADVLTIAGLLAFPSIITILPELMG
- a CDS encoding TRAP transporter small permease subunit, which encodes MNITDPGGRSDPERPVAYIRFDGWLGHVENAFNLVAAFAILSLMLLAVVQVVGRLAFNMPVPGFIDITEQAMAIFAFAGVAYCQRVGGHIRMEIVLGTLRGRTLYICELLGVILIAFTVALLIWGSWYHFDRSWTIGDSTMDIRLPTWPSKLVVPVALGVLLLRLVLQAYGYARLIADPAREPLAVPVIEKVEEVAKHEIEEVFGDEHIAGDDK
- a CDS encoding C4-dicarboxylate TRAP transporter substrate-binding protein, with product MLFSIKSATAVSAAALSLVFATETFAADVTWNVSLWGKRRAFTEHVEKLAEEVSAKTDGKFELNLHYGEALSKSRENLDGISFGAFEMAQICASYHPDKNPSLTVLELPFLGVEDLSEETKVSMKLYEHPAVKEDLGRWNAMALMPSPMPQYNFAGKGEAPEAISDFEGMRVRALGGIGQLMEAVGAVPTSVTASETYQAIDSGTVRAASFAPHAHLSFKVVEVADWWTKNLNPGTVQCPVVVNIDAYEALPDDFKAALDSSVQPALAHYMATYDKVYEKWWPELEKRDVTQVEFSEQELAAFSEKAGPIHKAWVEEQSANGLPAQEILDMVKSTIAE
- a CDS encoding sigma-54-dependent transcriptional regulator; this translates as MTDQPDKTPVLIVDDDPSMRAALRQWIRLAGFSTLEVATADQAVSKLTPEFGGCVVSDVMLEGEDGVSLLRRTGDIDAELPVVLITGHGDVPMAVEAMRAGAYDFVEKPFDPDHIAEVVRRACDKRALVLENRALKGQLAGSAGLESRLIGNSPAMQTLRQQILHFARTDAAVLITGETGTGKEVIAQALHDFSPRQDGPFIAINAAALPESMVEAELFGHEAGAFTGANRQRTGRIEAASGGVLFLDEIVSMPLGLQPKLLRVLQEKQVDRIGGTRPVDVDIRLVSAANMDPKEAVVAGRLREDLLFRLNTIELMVPPLRERGRDSLLLFDTFLNRFAAQYGQDVPAPSARDEAFLQTYSWPGNVRELRNAAERFVLNAGVGPQPLEALVTGRRDTGPIPAEGGLKELMDAYERNLIEGALRRHGGRMADVMSELNLPRRTLNEKMARLGLNREQSGVADLAET
- a CDS encoding sensor histidine kinase; this translates as MYKRWFYLALPPLVLVAAAFVLVQLFLELDEDSVDRTAAERLTLYRQTILGEYQKFRYLPYMIARDPRATSALGLGQPVESANRFLQEMAENSGADLLYVMNAQGTTLAASNWQDRLSLVGRNYGFRPYFKAAINGEEGQFFAIGATLGEPGLFLSRPTPVSGEPLGVAVVKVDMRPLEEAWAEGGETVFASDANGVIFLSSRPEWRYRSMSALPGDIRQMIEATKQYAGQSLEPVGDQPVQSKDLLTIDGNVYRHNSADVGLLGWTLHFLVPVEETRKSVLPIWTATITLCLVYAVIVLVLRGRRLRKASLLLRRESAELKELNTRLVEEIQERRRIERALARSSRLAAVGEMSAAVVHELSQPLSALRMFVAGTRKFLDKGDTQTAAENLDEIDSLQLRMASLTQELKRFARPGESRIEKIDLRESVRTAEKIVRPRFEETGVALRLDLPEEPLEAETAPLRIEQILVNLLRNGADAAASEDEGIVSLRAGLQDGHVVLTISDNGPGIPEDLRERIFDPFFSTKSSSGGMGLGLAISMRLAEDLGGTLSVSANIPKGAQFELSLPGVAGMTPASSPSGKLETEAAQ